From Mycoplasma sp. 2045, a single genomic window includes:
- the gpmI gene encoding 2,3-bisphosphoglycerate-independent phosphoglycerate mutase, whose translation MKKTVLIVIDGLGLREQTQGNAFALANTPTFDNLFANYPNSLIQASGQYVGLPAGQMGNSEVGHLNIGAGTVVYTGLSLIQKALDDNTFKSNEAFVTAFDDVKKNNSTLHLMGLLSPGGVHSLENHLFELIEAAHEHGVKNVSVHVFGDGRDVAPKSIIPSLEKLVALCDKYGYHIASISGRFYAMDRDSMFDRVDKAYDAILGLSDVKFDNVIDYVNKQYAEGITDEFFVPAINKTLPKSDFVKDHDSIIFFNFRPDRARQLTHLFIGSPLYPNKPVHPVVINKFVSMMKYEGIDTIVAFKEMEINMPIGGVLELANLNQLRIAETQKYAHVTYFMDGGNDIEFKNSKRIMVDSLKVESYADAPEMSAEGITDELLANALNYDVTIMNYANPDMVGHTGNLKAAIKAVEFLDSQIKRVIEWAEANDVTVFITADHGNAEITEDENGKPATKHTSSPVMLICTDKNVKLKDGKLANVAPTVLDYINISKPKEMDEESLLVK comes from the coding sequence ATGAAAAAAACAGTATTAATTGTTATTGATGGTTTAGGTTTAAGAGAACAAACACAAGGTAATGCATTTGCATTAGCTAACACACCAACATTTGATAACTTATTTGCAAATTATCCAAATTCACTTATTCAAGCTTCAGGTCAATATGTAGGATTACCAGCAGGACAAATGGGAAACTCTGAAGTAGGGCACTTAAACATTGGAGCTGGAACAGTTGTTTACACAGGACTTTCATTAATTCAAAAAGCTCTTGACGATAATACATTTAAATCAAATGAAGCTTTTGTAACTGCATTTGATGATGTTAAGAAAAATAATTCAACATTACACTTAATGGGACTTTTATCACCTGGTGGAGTTCACTCACTTGAAAACCACTTATTTGAATTAATTGAAGCAGCACACGAACACGGAGTTAAAAATGTTTCAGTTCACGTTTTTGGAGACGGTAGAGACGTTGCTCCTAAATCAATTATTCCTTCGCTTGAAAAATTAGTTGCATTATGTGACAAATATGGATACCACATTGCATCTATTTCAGGAAGATTTTATGCAATGGATAGAGACTCTATGTTTGATAGAGTTGATAAAGCATACGATGCTATTTTAGGTTTATCAGATGTTAAATTTGACAATGTAATTGATTATGTAAACAAACAATATGCAGAAGGAATTACAGATGAATTCTTTGTACCTGCTATTAATAAAACACTTCCAAAAAGTGACTTTGTAAAAGATCACGATTCAATTATATTCTTTAACTTCAGACCTGACAGAGCAAGACAATTAACACACTTATTTATTGGTTCGCCATTATATCCAAACAAACCAGTTCATCCAGTTGTAATTAACAAATTTGTTTCAATGATGAAATATGAAGGAATTGACACAATTGTTGCATTCAAAGAAATGGAAATCAATATGCCAATTGGTGGAGTTTTAGAATTAGCTAACTTAAATCAATTAAGAATTGCTGAAACTCAAAAATATGCTCACGTTACATACTTTATGGATGGTGGAAACGATATTGAATTCAAAAATTCAAAACGTATTATGGTTGACTCACTTAAAGTTGAATCATATGCTGATGCACCTGAAATGTCTGCAGAAGGAATTACAGATGAATTATTAGCAAACGCATTAAATTATGATGTAACAATTATGAATTATGCAAACCCTGATATGGTTGGACACACAGGGAACTTAAAAGCAGCTATCAAAGCAGTTGAATTCTTAGATTCACAAATTAAAAGAGTTATTGAATGAGCTGAAGCGAATGATGTTACAGTATTCATCACAGCTGACCACGGAAATGCTGAAATCACAGAAGATGAAAATGGTAAACCAGCTACAAAACATACATCAAGTCCGGTTATGTTAATTTGTACAGATAAAAACGTTAAATTAAAAGATGGAAAATTAGCTAACGTTGCACCTACTGTTTTAGATTACATCAATATTTCTAAACCTAAAGAAATGGATGAAGAATCTTTATTAGTTAAATAA
- the topA gene encoding type I DNA topoisomerase: MSATTLKKKLIIVESPTKVKTIQKYVGDEYSVIASVGHFLRMKISGLYSLGIDFDTWEPLYTADNTKKNIINELKKATKEAEHVYIATDPDREGEAIGYQLVDYLKIPEEKYSRIKYNEITKDAILRALDNPTGIDDALVNAQKSRRMLDRIIGFRLSYLLRYKFKNTPGQPTAGRVQSIALKLIVDREKEIRAFIPEKYFTLDAKLNNNPVLAAYHNEANESDRKNWIYSSEVDVIKEYFESAPKVLKVTNKKVSDRKVGAIQPFKQAVLYKKSPFSSNSTTNILKKLFENGLITYPRTDSTRLSQSFIDDAHKFIKNKWGEDYIADEIKGFSGDQDAHEAIRPSDVSLTPEQVQIHYPKMEDNDVRIYKLIYDTTLQALIKQPIRTSVQYTYVNDKYIFKNSYSTIKFNGYYVVTGKESEQVDPNYEIDQEVKVDEFILCDHETKPAPRYNDGTLIEALDNIKVGRPSTFASTVQIVKDRRFVELNNGALHPTEFGEIILQNLIAAFPNIINESYTAHVEEELDQIAEDEITKNEVMQDFWDNFLVEFDNAKGKITPYTFKIEQLDTTCPEDDGILVKRYNKKNQPFIACKNFPNCKFTRNIEPDDFPSESDDEEIVDEYDD, translated from the coding sequence ATGAGTGCAACAACCTTGAAGAAAAAATTAATTATTGTCGAGTCACCTACAAAGGTTAAGACAATTCAAAAATATGTTGGAGATGAATACAGTGTTATTGCATCTGTAGGTCATTTCCTTAGAATGAAGATTTCTGGTCTTTATTCGTTAGGTATCGATTTTGATACTTGAGAACCTCTTTATACAGCTGATAATACAAAGAAAAATATTATCAACGAGCTTAAAAAAGCAACAAAAGAAGCAGAACACGTTTATATAGCAACTGACCCTGATCGTGAAGGAGAAGCTATAGGGTACCAATTAGTTGATTATTTAAAAATACCCGAAGAAAAATACTCACGTATTAAATATAATGAGATTACTAAAGATGCTATTTTAAGAGCCTTAGACAATCCAACAGGTATTGATGATGCTCTTGTTAATGCTCAAAAGAGTCGTAGAATGCTTGACAGAATTATTGGATTTAGATTATCTTATTTATTAAGATATAAATTCAAAAATACACCAGGTCAACCTACAGCAGGAAGAGTTCAATCGATTGCTCTTAAATTAATAGTTGATAGAGAAAAAGAAATCAGAGCATTTATTCCTGAAAAATACTTTACTCTTGATGCTAAGTTAAATAACAATCCTGTTTTAGCTGCATATCACAATGAAGCTAATGAATCAGATAGAAAAAACTGAATTTACAGTTCAGAAGTTGATGTAATCAAAGAATACTTTGAGTCAGCTCCTAAAGTTTTAAAAGTAACTAACAAAAAAGTTTCTGATAGAAAAGTTGGAGCAATTCAACCATTCAAACAAGCTGTTTTATATAAAAAGTCACCATTTTCATCTAATTCAACAACAAACATTCTTAAAAAACTTTTCGAAAACGGTTTAATTACTTATCCGAGAACAGATTCAACACGTTTATCTCAATCATTTATTGATGATGCACATAAATTTATCAAAAATAAGTGAGGCGAAGATTATATTGCTGATGAAATTAAAGGATTTAGTGGAGATCAAGATGCCCACGAGGCTATTAGACCATCAGATGTTTCATTAACACCTGAACAAGTTCAAATTCACTATCCAAAAATGGAAGACAATGATGTAAGAATTTACAAATTAATCTATGATACAACACTTCAAGCTTTAATTAAGCAACCAATTAGAACAAGTGTTCAATATACTTATGTAAATGATAAATACATATTCAAAAATTCTTATTCAACAATAAAATTTAATGGTTACTACGTTGTAACAGGTAAAGAATCTGAACAAGTTGATCCAAATTACGAAATTGATCAAGAAGTTAAAGTTGATGAGTTTATCTTATGTGACCACGAAACAAAACCAGCACCAAGATATAATGATGGGACACTTATTGAAGCGCTTGATAACATCAAAGTTGGGCGTCCATCAACATTTGCTTCAACAGTGCAAATTGTTAAAGACAGACGTTTTGTTGAATTAAACAATGGTGCATTACATCCTACTGAATTTGGTGAAATTATCTTACAAAACTTAATCGCTGCTTTTCCTAATATTATTAATGAAAGTTATACAGCACACGTTGAAGAAGAATTAGACCAAATTGCTGAAGATGAAATCACTAAAAATGAAGTTATGCAAGATTTCTGAGATAACTTCCTTGTTGAATTTGATAATGCAAAAGGTAAAATTACACCTTACACATTCAAGATAGAACAATTGGATACAACTTGTCCTGAAGATGATGGTATCTTAGTTAAAAGATATAACAAGAAAAATCAACCATTCATTGCTTGCAAAAACTTCCCTAACTGTAAATTCACAAGAAACATCGAGCCAGATGATTTTCCAAGCGAATCAGATGATGAAGAAATCGTCGATGAGTATGATGATTAA
- a CDS encoding M60 family metallopeptidase, whose amino-acid sequence MADKNRKRKLIIGLILGGVGVATLIGTGVGLGLSKKEAPSPAQPVDKQPAKNIVANLSNLTQVQKDAIYKQINDTADKTTIDNIVNNSRDLNELAAKLNEANEKQKSEAYTNASAEQKQKFNEAKKALEDAIAAKTDLTTPVENKQSLIDALNAAKEKLSSSTSSEQPTNPGNSDGGATGETNHGENPSNPDQENPSSGESGGSNETPSNPNGDEGSTGYEEPATGEETPSQPTTSERILEPEYPPVDMLSEEETNRLTENAKFTITNQGYFPEEGKPVVLQFVAGNEELKPEQFKWYSNDSEFSVTDKGTLEVFNNQIGIDSNFQLEVIGTYNGKKYVKKLNVEMVHKVNPLQNVKLTASNDGLLINNAATVTASNVDGVDWANSSWYRYTTLIENEHSTTLNVNRDGDYSLVVKNSAGVMWRLKPVTISALPLANNTQPFRSLLSNRLDIVSYTDKIIDRKTRPSIQKQVYDTKLNQMYSSYGFRYPGYDFNYEKDNRNFADRAFFEVNGKKLSMGELVYNERVEGVIGVDGFTGEGARKYSDANFIKEEIANNRLKKHPAADKWFERVVTDETQTVTKEISINTSMTGYNVIGLYAPAGEVIEFEISEDTYKILKELYGTPNETTGIYSEVPFDFYVNKSYWDNYPADNTGKISNRYPFVLSRFRFRFNEIDPVTRRVKLGSPFGGALSINVGVTLRDQNGNPAPFDVKVYNAVEQLHYVYGQTTKAEWDAQMDAVKAGTINAPIMTIQSNYTGIAIPYTSSSAIAHVKFDDIIFPEEKMHKWDSFYEMSYFWFDYNAPKLALNYCDDVWGGAGAWGGGYNLWAPIGWASPYLKGASDFGFDDWGNYHEINHNFQPHQDPFNVRDHGWTNIPSVINLSFINDKTRLRGITNPSGDFDVYWARLANSYSINQTKADWYALYSNMIYTLGPVNFIEWVKSSGRNGLYDKKLKTTWYLSKYFKLNFYYALKQYASTIESLQRSVPTVDIANDHKPEFDAAMAEANKATAEFKKVQADWKDWRFEGSKEIDPNGYYGYNDADRPRNLTEMDKQWAQKERDAIAKLRATGDKIKELMAKYPDQENIERMLDMFQWPSFDFVANIYACGQFLYNSELDRFEYTSDAAPAYQIPAGQDFTFDFANGINSLNSNFRIKELKFPARTKLGGSLEFDPSDPTRMKVIYRANPDKLAEIDEFDMEVIPADFENKPKRYVPAYRYKIKLRNVVNRPVLTTYQLTDGQVKGLRTISQIMNYIKTNNIQPKDTLVEDFEQRKLQNPFTGKKQLVESKAKFIAPETGSYNIKAYFSNWGYIKIGDAFEGEINSTNNALKDFGTVTLQKGQVYDLTITAWNDIAYPRRTFWLEKINDTGSNTIYEINNYALSPYLPADWYDTPEKIQELLTGEQWQYKPRFMPTDTKSDLQITKFAGSSQVTNPVALSIRGPSNRYINGNTDYKAIYDQIYNTKIETWQTDKLDFNIKFQKPATLSFMDIIAKADFQKQYRPTHYTIELKRTEKVEVFEGEFIDMPVVFKTLNFVVDPTKDTDGLPLTNRLDFGAIYDGIEEVHITTMREPINDDEKTRKLKVTIIREIKFGLDTQNKRVLPINNSEIQFYGTSWEFLTNENDQINNAINGVSAKVSKANEYFEFTFNSDAIDLFGKTGPNMSSFDVYIDDELVLENVSAVTTEETYNHCLLTLFTPEKYDLTKDHKMKIVNKENKPLFFNYILTK is encoded by the coding sequence ATGGCTGACAAAAATAGAAAAAGAAAACTCATTATTGGTCTAATACTTGGTGGTGTCGGTGTTGCAACGTTAATTGGTACTGGAGTTGGATTAGGATTAAGCAAAAAAGAAGCTCCCTCTCCTGCTCAACCAGTTGACAAGCAACCTGCTAAAAATATTGTTGCTAATTTATCAAACTTAACTCAAGTACAAAAAGATGCAATTTATAAACAAATTAATGATACTGCTGATAAAACTACAATTGATAATATTGTAAACAACTCAAGAGACTTAAATGAATTAGCTGCTAAATTAAATGAAGCTAACGAAAAGCAAAAATCTGAAGCATACACAAATGCATCAGCTGAGCAAAAACAAAAATTTAACGAAGCTAAAAAGGCTCTTGAAGATGCTATTGCTGCTAAAACTGATTTAACTACACCGGTTGAAAACAAACAAAGCTTAATTGATGCATTAAATGCTGCTAAAGAAAAATTAAGTTCATCTACTTCATCAGAACAACCTACTAACCCTGGAAATAGTGATGGTGGTGCAACAGGTGAAACAAACCATGGAGAAAATCCATCTAATCCAGATCAAGAAAATCCAAGTTCAGGTGAAAGTGGAGGAAGCAATGAAACCCCAAGTAACCCTAATGGAGATGAAGGTTCAACAGGTTATGAAGAACCAGCAACTGGAGAAGAAACCCCATCACAACCTACTACATCAGAAAGAATTCTAGAACCTGAATATCCACCAGTTGATATGTTAAGCGAAGAAGAAACAAACCGTTTAACTGAAAATGCTAAATTCACAATCACAAACCAAGGTTACTTCCCAGAAGAAGGTAAACCAGTTGTATTACAATTTGTCGCTGGAAATGAAGAATTAAAACCAGAACAATTCAAATGATATTCAAATGATAGTGAATTTAGTGTTACTGATAAAGGTACTTTAGAAGTATTTAATAACCAAATCGGTATTGATTCTAACTTCCAACTTGAAGTTATTGGAACATACAATGGTAAAAAATACGTTAAGAAACTTAATGTGGAAATGGTTCACAAAGTTAACCCATTACAAAATGTAAAATTAACTGCATCAAATGATGGATTATTAATAAATAACGCAGCTACAGTTACAGCAAGTAATGTTGATGGCGTAGATTGAGCTAACTCATCTTGATACAGATATACAACATTAATTGAAAATGAACATTCAACTACATTAAATGTAAACAGAGATGGAGACTATTCATTAGTAGTTAAAAATTCAGCTGGTGTAATGTGAAGATTAAAACCAGTTACTATTTCAGCATTACCACTTGCAAATAATACTCAACCATTCAGATCTTTACTTTCAAACAGATTAGACATTGTTTCATATACAGACAAAATCATTGATAGAAAAACTAGACCTTCAATCCAAAAACAAGTTTACGATACAAAATTAAACCAAATGTATTCAAGTTATGGATTCAGATACCCTGGATACGATTTTAACTACGAAAAAGATAACAGAAACTTTGCTGATCGTGCTTTCTTTGAAGTAAATGGTAAAAAACTTAGTATGGGTGAACTTGTTTACAACGAAAGAGTTGAAGGCGTAATTGGTGTAGATGGTTTCACAGGTGAAGGAGCACGTAAATATAGTGATGCAAACTTCATTAAAGAAGAAATCGCAAATAACCGTCTTAAAAAACACCCTGCAGCAGATAAATGATTCGAAAGAGTAGTTACAGACGAAACTCAAACAGTTACAAAAGAAATTTCAATCAACACATCAATGACAGGATACAACGTTATTGGTTTATATGCTCCGGCTGGAGAAGTTATTGAATTTGAAATTAGTGAAGACACATATAAAATTCTTAAAGAATTATATGGAACACCAAATGAAACTACAGGTATTTACAGTGAAGTTCCGTTTGATTTCTATGTAAACAAAAGCTACTGAGACAACTACCCAGCAGACAACACAGGGAAAATTTCTAACCGTTACCCATTTGTTCTATCAAGATTTAGATTTAGATTTAATGAAATTGACCCAGTCACAAGAAGAGTTAAACTTGGTTCACCATTTGGTGGAGCATTATCAATTAACGTTGGTGTAACTCTTAGAGATCAAAATGGTAACCCTGCTCCATTTGACGTTAAAGTTTATAATGCAGTTGAACAACTTCACTACGTTTATGGACAAACAACAAAAGCAGAATGAGATGCACAAATGGACGCTGTTAAAGCAGGTACAATTAATGCACCTATTATGACAATTCAATCAAACTACACAGGTATAGCAATTCCTTATACATCATCAAGTGCTATTGCTCATGTTAAGTTTGATGATATTATCTTCCCTGAAGAAAAAATGCACAAATGAGACAGTTTCTATGAAATGTCATACTTCTGATTCGACTACAACGCACCTAAGTTAGCACTTAACTACTGTGATGACGTTTGAGGAGGAGCTGGTGCTTGAGGTGGTGGATACAACCTTTGAGCTCCAATTGGATGAGCATCACCTTACTTAAAAGGAGCTTCTGACTTTGGATTTGATGATTGAGGAAACTACCACGAAATTAACCATAACTTTCAACCTCACCAAGATCCATTCAATGTAAGAGACCACGGATGAACAAACATTCCATCAGTAATTAATTTATCATTTATTAACGATAAAACAAGACTTCGTGGAATCACAAACCCATCAGGAGACTTTGATGTATACTGAGCTAGATTAGCTAACTCATATTCAATTAATCAAACAAAAGCTGACTGATACGCACTTTACTCAAATATGATTTACACATTAGGACCAGTTAACTTTATTGAATGAGTTAAATCATCAGGAAGAAATGGTTTATACGATAAGAAATTGAAGACAACTTGATACTTATCTAAATACTTCAAATTAAACTTCTACTACGCATTAAAACAATACGCAAGCACAATTGAATCATTACAACGATCAGTACCAACAGTTGATATTGCAAACGACCATAAACCAGAATTTGATGCAGCTATGGCTGAAGCTAATAAAGCTACAGCTGAATTTAAAAAAGTTCAAGCTGACTGAAAAGACTGAAGATTTGAGGGAAGTAAAGAAATTGATCCTAATGGTTACTATGGATATAATGATGCTGACAGACCTCGAAACTTAACAGAAATGGATAAACAATGAGCTCAAAAAGAAAGAGACGCCATTGCTAAATTAAGAGCGACTGGAGATAAAATCAAAGAGCTTATGGCTAAATATCCAGATCAAGAAAACATCGAAAGAATGCTTGATATGTTCCAATGACCATCATTCGATTTTGTCGCTAACATTTATGCTTGTGGTCAATTCTTATACAACAGTGAGCTAGACAGATTTGAATATACTTCAGATGCAGCTCCAGCTTACCAAATTCCAGCAGGACAAGACTTTACATTTGACTTTGCCAATGGAATTAACTCACTTAACTCTAACTTTAGAATTAAAGAACTTAAATTCCCTGCAAGAACAAAATTAGGTGGAAGTTTAGAATTTGATCCATCAGATCCTACAAGAATGAAAGTTATCTATAGAGCAAATCCAGATAAACTTGCAGAAATTGATGAATTTGATATGGAAGTTATTCCAGCTGACTTTGAAAACAAACCAAAAAGATATGTACCTGCTTACAGATACAAAATTAAACTTAGAAACGTAGTTAACCGTCCAGTCTTAACAACTTACCAACTTACAGATGGTCAAGTTAAAGGGTTAAGAACAATTTCACAAATTATGAACTACATCAAAACAAATAACATTCAACCAAAAGATACTTTAGTTGAAGATTTTGAACAAAGAAAACTTCAAAACCCATTCACAGGTAAAAAACAATTAGTTGAATCTAAGGCAAAATTCATCGCACCTGAAACAGGATCATATAATATTAAAGCTTACTTCTCTAACTGAGGATACATTAAGATTGGCGATGCATTTGAAGGTGAAATTAACTCAACAAATAATGCACTAAAAGATTTTGGTACAGTAACATTACAAAAAGGACAAGTTTACGACCTTACAATCACCGCTTGAAATGATATTGCATACCCAAGAAGAACATTCTGATTGGAAAAAATCAATGATACAGGTTCTAATACAATCTACGAAATTAACAACTATGCATTAAGTCCATATCTTCCAGCAGATTGATACGATACACCAGAAAAAATCCAAGAATTATTAACCGGTGAACAGTGACAATACAAACCAAGATTTATGCCTACTGATACTAAGAGCGACCTTCAAATTACAAAATTTGCTGGTTCATCTCAAGTTACAAACCCTGTTGCATTAAGCATTAGAGGGCCTTCAAACCGTTATATTAATGGTAATACAGACTATAAAGCAATTTACGATCAAATTTACAACACAAAAATTGAAACTTGACAAACAGATAAATTAGACTTTAATATCAAGTTCCAAAAACCTGCTACATTAAGCTTTATGGATATTATTGCTAAAGCTGACTTCCAAAAACAATACCGTCCAACCCATTACACAATCGAACTTAAGAGAACTGAAAAAGTTGAAGTATTCGAAGGTGAATTTATTGATATGCCAGTTGTGTTCAAAACATTAAACTTTGTAGTTGACCCTACAAAAGATACAGATGGTCTTCCATTAACTAATAGATTAGACTTTGGTGCTATTTATGATGGAATTGAAGAAGTTCACATTACAACAATGAGAGAACCAATCAATGACGACGAAAAAACAAGAAAGCTTAAAGTTACAATCATTAGAGAAATTAAATTTGGTCTCGATACTCAAAATAAGAGAGTATTACCAATTAACAACTCTGAAATTCAATTCTATGGAACATCTTGAGAATTTTTAACAAACGAAAATGATCAAATCAACAACGCAATCAATGGTGTTTCAGCTAAAGTTTCAAAAGCTAACGAATACTTTGAATTTACATTCAACTCAGACGCTATTGACTTATTTGGAAAAACAGGGCCAAATATGTCATCATTTGACGTATACATCGATGATGAATTAGTTCTTGAAAATGTTTCAGCAGTTACAACTGAAGAAACATACAACCACTGTTTATTAACATTATTTACACCTGAAAAATACGATTTAACAAAAGATCACAAAATGAAGATTGTAAATAAAGAAAATAAACCATTATTCTTTAACTACATTTTAACCAAATAA
- the prmC gene encoding peptide chain release factor N(5)-glutamine methyltransferase, with product MPTREDLLLEKRRYGLEQTVSSFELEQLQKGMPVQKIMGYVELADVTIDVSKKVLIPRYETEELVILVNSENKKQNLDVLDLCTGSGFIAIALKKANPTWNITASDIDCEAIEQTKINAQKNDVTISIIQSDMFENINQKFDLIVSNPPYIQETEILDKSVTDWEPLHALYAKDDGFYFYDLIINNAENHLKPGGKIYFEINPFHIKYWEKLQEKYKITIHKDISSKNRFAVIEFD from the coding sequence ATGCCTACAAGAGAAGATTTATTATTAGAAAAAAGAAGATATGGTTTAGAACAAACTGTATCTTCTTTTGAATTAGAACAACTTCAAAAAGGAATGCCAGTTCAAAAAATAATGGGTTATGTTGAATTAGCAGATGTAACTATTGATGTTTCTAAAAAAGTTTTAATCCCTAGATATGAAACAGAAGAACTAGTTATATTAGTTAATTCAGAAAATAAAAAACAAAATTTAGATGTTTTAGACTTATGTACTGGTTCAGGCTTTATTGCAATTGCTCTAAAAAAAGCAAATCCAACTTGAAATATAACTGCATCAGATATAGATTGCGAAGCAATTGAACAAACTAAAATAAATGCACAAAAAAATGATGTCACAATTAGTATCATTCAATCAGATATGTTTGAAAACATCAATCAAAAATTTGATTTAATTGTTTCGAATCCACCTTACATTCAGGAAACTGAAATATTAGATAAATCAGTCACTGATTGAGAGCCACTTCACGCATTATATGCAAAAGATGATGGATTTTATTTTTATGATCTAATAATTAACAATGCAGAAAACCACTTAAAACCAGGTGGAAAAATCTATTTTGAAATCAATCCATTTCACATTAAATATTGAGAAAAATTACAAGAAAAATATAAAATTACTATACATAAAGATATAAGTTCTAAAAACAGGTTTGCTGTTATAGAATTTGACTAA
- the prfA gene encoding peptide chain release factor 1, giving the protein MELTMYNSLMQIKNKHDELEKSLQDQEIISDIKKYTKINKEINSIKDIVEAFDKYLEAEANLANAKEMLGESDEELVALVKMEINEAEKTMEALSEDLKILILPKDENDEKDVIVEIRGAAGGDEANIFAGDLYRMYTKWASQNDMKTTLLDASASEAGGFTLVTFAVKGDRPYSKLKFESGVHRVQRIPATETKGRVHTSTATVTVMPEIDDDIQVEIKSEDIRIDVYRSSGNGGQSVNTTDSAVRITHFPTGIVVTCQEGKNQIQNREIAMRVLKSKLYDIELQKKQAEESGYRKLAGSGARSEKIRTYNYPQDRVTDHRISYSTSLLPVMEGKLNPIIDALLTEEQNEKIKEAGI; this is encoded by the coding sequence ATGGAATTAACTATGTATAACTCTTTAATGCAAATTAAAAATAAGCATGATGAATTAGAAAAATCTTTACAAGATCAGGAAATAATTTCTGACATTAAAAAATACACAAAAATTAATAAAGAAATTAACTCAATTAAAGATATTGTTGAAGCATTTGATAAATACCTTGAAGCTGAAGCTAACTTAGCAAATGCAAAAGAAATGTTAGGTGAATCAGATGAAGAATTGGTCGCTCTTGTAAAAATGGAAATTAATGAAGCTGAAAAAACAATGGAAGCTTTATCTGAAGATCTTAAAATCTTAATTCTTCCAAAAGATGAAAACGATGAAAAAGACGTTATTGTTGAAATTCGTGGAGCAGCTGGTGGTGATGAAGCTAACATTTTTGCAGGTGACTTATATAGAATGTACACAAAATGAGCTTCACAAAATGATATGAAAACCACACTTTTAGATGCATCAGCATCTGAAGCTGGTGGATTCACTTTGGTTACATTTGCTGTAAAAGGTGACAGACCATATTCAAAACTTAAATTTGAATCAGGTGTTCACAGAGTTCAAAGAATTCCTGCAACCGAGACTAAAGGTAGAGTTCATACTTCAACAGCAACAGTTACAGTTATGCCTGAAATTGATGATGATATTCAAGTTGAAATTAAATCTGAAGATATCAGAATTGACGTTTACCGTTCATCAGGAAACGGTGGTCAATCAGTTAACACAACTGACTCAGCAGTTCGTATTACACACTTCCCAACCGGAATTGTTGTAACTTGTCAAGAAGGTAAAAACCAAATTCAAAACAGAGAAATCGCAATGAGGGTTCTTAAATCAAAACTTTACGACATTGAGTTACAGAAAAAACAAGCAGAAGAATCAGGTTACAGAAAATTAGCTGGTTCTGGTGCTAGAAGTGAAAAAATCAGAACATATAACTATCCTCAAGATAGAGTTACAGACCATAGAATTTCATACTCTACAAGTTTACTTCCTGTTATGGAAGGAAAACTTAATCCTATTATTGATGCATTACTTACAGAAGAACAAAACGAAAAAATCAAAGAAGCTGGAATTTAA